A genomic segment from Salvia splendens isolate huo1 chromosome 13, SspV2, whole genome shotgun sequence encodes:
- the LOC121760292 gene encoding protein NETWORKED 1D-like, whose product MAKLSHSDSRRMYSWWWDSHISPKNSKWLQENLTDMDVKVKSMIKLLEVDEDSFARRAEMYYKKRPELMKMVEEFYRAYRALAERYDHATGVIRHAHRTMTEAQVPMVFADDSPASSVSGVDSRTPDLIGEFTHDSDNGTRKRTSKPFPSSFGQVERVRRGLNFDEADDVFSNENNHVDDKSSLKYDRQSDSKEIIALKEAIAKLEAEKEAGFIQYQQTLDKLSQLETEISRTREEFSMLKDHANKADTEAAALSEALVTLEAEKESKLQDYQKCLDKISDLQITVSTTQDDAQKLSERANSAEVEAQSLRSELDVLAVEKDAALNQYLESLEIISNMENKLRLAEENSSGFKERAEKAESEVESLRQAISKLTEEKESAALQHQQCLVTICSLEQKLTLANEEAKHLNVEIENGVSKLKGAEEQCLMLERSNQSLHSELESLMLKMGTQSQELTEKQKELGRLWAAVQEERLRFVDAETAFQTLQHLHAHTQEELRSMASELQNRAQLLKVSETQNQSLQDEVLKVKQENKHLDELNSSSALSIQDMRSEISSLTESTVKLEEEVELRLDQRNALQQEIYCLKEELNALNKKHLSVLDQVHEVGLNPESLGLSVKELQDENSNLKETCHRESTDKAALLLKLEILEQLLEKNSLLETSLSDLNAELDAVRGKIEELEQSCQSLIQEKATLLYEKETLTTQLQETNKNLEKLSQNNTVLEISLSDAHHQLEALKAKSKILEDSCQLLVNEKADLISENDGLTAQLEQTQRRLVDLEKLHGELEGRCEHLENEKKSALQKVEELQVSLDVEKQEHSNSIQIDKARLNEIQSEMRVLQEEHKRQKTELDHVLDSAIASEIEIFVLRTTAQVMKETNCSLLSKNQKLFEQSSLSEKEVSRLEHDKLRKQSEIRSLADHVSTLRSGTRQLLKVLSIAEDCVSTDNVELDQIYINQLSSTLQNLKKSMCRADEDNLEWCVAFSVLSTWIEQLGLHSKNAEVEKDKLEHEFKLKAEQVLQLQSDSLTLLEMNEQLKSKLREEDHNRKALMIQIESLDSALKDMQDSCQVLQREKLQCSEEKISLTDRIVHSEEKRNVLEEENYVLCDKVLALENLYLIFQSFADEKLRVLRDLGDDRNKLNVMNNALIGKLSVAEGRLEESELENLHLKERLQKTDDELKAIATVKDQLIIEIENGKEVLNQMAQELQEAGEKISLAEKKKSELSNSVEDLRKEYNEVKMARDDQENQIFKLSTDSDNLSKENVFLLEATQKLESDLQVLQDNNNKSKLREEKLHLELDSKINDINDLEAQAASLFGQLQHTMICQVLYEQKFYELHDTCLGYIDQNEGLKNQLDAFRPEIISLKDCISSLEDQTVIHIKFQIPENEDYQGAHSTDISPKSIHNEDKKVLAPVSDLHDLRVRLQAVVKAAVEMKELMVHENTDLHAKLDQSSRQIELLQSESGKHQRNKRPTSEITMEDSALLTKDIVLDQVSDGSYRYSKNEAADVDDQIVELWETAEPDGTVGLAIGKSNKTIPPSTTATSDFHRSKSTRGQKGGFGASSDALDVDLSVDKLEISKRSTDSIQEGNKRKVLERLDSDVQKLANLQITVQDLKRKLEVTEKGKRGKAVIECESLKRQLDEADMSVMKLFDLNGRLMKSINDKSFSDSKSSFDFEGEEGARRRRVSEQARRMSEKIGRIQLEVQKLQFVLLKLDDEKDGMSKMSETRRRILLKDYLYGGGRGSQRRKKGNFCACVQPSAVKD is encoded by the exons ATGGCCAAATTGTCGCATTCGGATTCGAGACGAATGTATTCCTGGTGGTGGGATAGTCATATTAGCCCCAAAAATTCGAAATGGCTCCAGGAAAATCTTACAG ATATGGATGTTAAAGTTAAATCAATGATAAAGCTCCTTGAAGTGGATGAGGATTCCTTTGCGCGAAGGGCAGAGATGTACTACAAGAAAAGACCAGAGCTTATGAAAATGGTTGAGGAGTTCTATAGAGCATATCGTGCGTTGGCCGAAAGATATGATCACGCCACTGGTGTGATTCGGCATGCTCATCGAACTATGACAGAAGCTCAAGTTCCTATGGTGTTTGCTGATGATTCACCTGCTAGTTCTGTTTCTGGAGTTGATTCTAGAACACCTGACCTG ATTGGAGAGTTCACTCATGATTCTGATAATGGGACTAGAAAAAGGACTTCAAAGCCGTTCCCTAGTTCATTTGGGCAAGTTGAGCGGGTGAGGAGAGGTCTGAATTTTGATGAGGCGGATGATGTGTTTAGCAATGAAAACAACCATGTTGATGATAAAAGTTCATTAAAATACGACCGACAAAGTGATTCTAAGGAGATAATAGCATTGAAGGAAGCCATTGCCAAACTGGAAGCCGAAAAAGAAGCTGGCTTTATTCAGTATCAACAAACTTTGGATAAATTGTCACAGCTTGAGACTGAAATCTCCAGAACCAGAGAGGAGTTCAGTATGCTAAAAGATCATGCAAATAAAGCTGATACTGAAGCTGCTGCATTAAGCGAAGCTCTGGTGACATTAGAAGCTGAAAAGGAATCTAAGCTTCAAGACTACCAAAAATGCTTGGACAAAATATCTGACCTGCAGATTACTGTATCTACTACTCAGGATGATGCTCAGAAACTTAGTGAAAGAGCTAATAGTGCTGAAGTTGAAGCACAATCGTTGAGAAGTGAACTGGATGTATTAGCTGTCGAGAAGGATGCTGCTCTCAATCAGTATCTAGAATCACTGGAGATCATATCAAACATGGAGAATAAGTTACGTCTTGCTGAAGAAAATTCTTCAGGGTTTAAGGAGCGAGCTGAAAAAGCAGAAAGTGAAGTGGAAAGTCTAAGACAAGCAATCTCCAAATTGACCGAGGAAAAGGAAAGTGCAGCTCTGCAGCACCAGCAATGCTTGGTGACAATATGTAGTCTGGAGCAGAAACTCACATTGGCCAACGAGGAGGCTAAGCACCTCAATGTGGAGATAGAAAATGGAGTGTCCAAGCTAAAAGGTGCCGAGGAGCAATGTCTGATGTTGGAAAGGTCAAACCAGTCTCTTCACTCGGAGTTGGAATCTTTGATGTTAAAGATGGGAACTCAATCTCAAGAGCTTACTGAGAAGCAGAAGGAACTGGGAAGACTTTGGGCAGCCGTACAAGAAGAGCGATTGCGCTTTGTGGATGCTGAAACTGCTTTTCAGACTTTACAGCATTTGCATGCGCACACTCAGGAGGAGCTCCGATCTATGGCTTCTGAGCTGCAAAATAGGGCTCAACTTTTGAAGGTTTCTGAGACCCAAAATCAGAGTTTGCAAGATGAGGTTCTAAAGGTTAAGCAGGAGAACAAGCATCTTGATGAGCTGAACTCATCTTCTGCATTATCAATACAAGATATGCGGAGTGAGATTTCTAGCTTAACGGAATCAACAGTAAAACTGGAGGAGGAAGTTGAGCTAAGGCTTGACCAGAGAAACGCACTGCAGCAAGAGATTTATTGCCTTAAAGAGGAACTAAATGCACTGAACAAGAAGCACCTTTCAGTTTTGGACCAGGTGCATGAAGTAGGCTTAAATCCAGAATCCTTGGGCTTGTCAGTGAAGGAATTGCAGGATGAGAATTCCAATCTGAAAGAAACTTGCCACAGGGAAAGTACTGATAAAGCAGCTCTCCTACTGAAATTGGAAATCCTGGAACAGCTTCTCGAAAAAAACTCGCTCTTGGAGACCTCCCTTTCTGATTTGAATGCTGAACTAGATGCTGTTAGAGGGAAGATAGAAGAACTAGAACAATCTTGCCAATCTCTAATCCAAGAGAAAGCTACTCTCCTCTATGAGAAGGAGACGCTCACCACACAGTTGCAGGAAACAAACAAGAATCTGGAAAAACTCTCACAAAACAACACAGTTCTAGAAATCTCCCTGTCTGATGCACATCATCAGCTTGAAGCTTTAAAGGCTAAATCGAAAATCTTGGAAGATTCATGTCAGTTGCTTGTTAATGAGAAGGCAGATTTGATAAGTGAAAATGACGGTTTGACTGCTCAGCTGGAACAGACTCAGAGAAGACTGGTAGATCTTGAGAAACTTCATGGAGAACTTGAAGGAAGATGTGAGCATCTAGAAAACGAGAAAAAATCAGCTCTTCAAAAAGTTGAAGAGCTGCAAGTGTCATTGGATGTAGAGAAGCAAGAACATTCAAACAGTATTCAGATTGACAAAGCTCGACTCAATGAGATTCAATCTGAGATGCGTGTTCTGCAAGAAGAACACAAACGGCAAAAGACAGAACTCGATCATGTGCTTGATAGTGCCATAGCTAGTGAAATTGAGATATTTGTATTGCGCACAACTGCTCAGGTGATGAAAGAAACCAATTGCTCCTTGCTTTCAAAGAATCAGAAACTCTTTGAGCAGTCTAGTTTATCAGAAAAGGAGGTCTCACGGCTAGAGCATGACAAACTCAGAAAGCAGTCTGAAATCAGATCATTGGCAGATCATGTTAGTACTCTGAGGTCAGGGACCCGCCAGTTGTTGAAGGTTCTCAGCATTGCTGAGGATTGTGTGTCTACGGATAATGTGGAACTAGACCAGATTTACATCAACCAGCTATCAAGTACACTCCAAAATTTAAAGAAATCAATGTGTCGCGCTGATGAAGATAATCTGGAGTGGTGTGTTGCATTCTCAGTCCTTAGCACATGGATTGAGCAACTGGGATTACATTCAAAGAATGCCGAGGTGGAAAAGGACAAACTAGAGCATGAGTTCAAGCTGAAGGCCGAGCAGGTGTTACAGTTACAGAGCGACTCCCTTACACTTCTAGAGATGAATGAACAACTAAAGTCAAAATTGAGAGAAGAAGACCACAATAGGAAAGCTCTGATGATCCAGATTGAGAGTTTGGACTCAGCGCTTAAAGACATGCAAGATTCTTGCCAGGTCTTACAAAGAGAGAAACTACAGTGTTCTGAGGAGAAAATATCCTTAACGGATAGAATCGTGCACTCAGAGGAAAAGCGTAATGTCCTGGAAGAGGAAAATTATGTCTTATGTGATAAAGTATTAGCTCTTGAGAACTTATACTTGATTTTCCAAAGCTTTGCTGATGAGAAACTTAGGGTGCTAAGAGATCTTGGTGATGATCGCAATAAGCTTAATGTGATGAATAATGCTCTTATTGGAAAGTTGAGCGTGGCTGAGGGGAGGCTTGAAGAATCAGAACTCGAGAATCTTCATCTCAAGGAGAGGCTGCAGAAGACAGATGATGAGCTCAAGGCTATAGCAACAGTCAAAGATCAGTTGATTATTGAGATTGAAAATGGAAAGGAAGTTTTGAATCAGATGGCACAAGAACTTCAGGAAGCAGGAGAGAAGATAAGTCTAGCTGAGAAAAAGAAATCAGAGTTAAGTAATAGTGTTGAAGATCTCAGAAAGGAATACAATGAGGtcaaaatggctcgagatgacCAAGAGAATCAGATTTTCAAACTGTCCACAGATAGTGACAATTTGAGCAAGGAGAATGTTTTCTTGCTTGAAGCAACTCAGAAACTGGAATCTGATCTGCAGGTATTGCAAGATAATAATAACAAGAGTAAACTCCGAGAAGAGAAATTGCATTTGGAGCTGGACAGCAAAATCAACGACATCAATGACTTGGAGGCTCAAGCTGCTTCACTTTTTGGTCAATTGCAACACACCATGATCTGTCAGGTTCTCTATGAGCAGAAGTTTTATGAGCTCCATGACACATGCCTTGGCTATATCGATCAAAATGAAGGCCTCAAAAATCAACTGGATGCATTTCGACCGGAGATTATATCATTGAAGGACTGCATTTCATCCCTGGAGGACCAAACTGTTATACACATCAAGTTTCAAATTCCTGAAAATGAGGATTATCAG GGTGCTCACAGTACTGACATTTCACCCAAAAGCATTCATAATGAAGACAAGAAAGTGTTGGCGCCAGTTTCTGACTTGCATGATCTACGGGTTAGGCTTCAAGCGGTTGTGAAGGCAGCAGTCGAGATGAAGGAGCTAATGGTTCACGAGAACACTGATCTGCACGCCAAGCTTGACCAATCATCGAGGCAAATCGAGCTACTGCAATCTGAAAGCGGGAAGCATCAAAGAAACAAGAGACCTACATCCGAAATCACTATGGAAGATAGTGCACTTTTGACAAAAGATATCGTTCTTGATCAGGTCTCCGATGGTTCATACCGATACAGCAAGAATGAAGCCGCTGACGTGGACGATCAAATCGTCGAGTTATGGGAAACTGCAGAACCAGATGGCACCGTGGGTCTCGCCATTGGCAAGTCAAACAAAACCATTCCTCCTTCCACCACCGCGACCTCTGATTTTCATCGTTCTAAATCAACGAGGGGACAGAAAGGAGGTTTTGGGGCCTCGTCTGATGCACTCGATGTGGACTTGAGTGTGGACAAGTTAGAGATCTCAAAAAGATCTACTGATTCCATACAAGAAGGGAACAAGAGGAAGGTCTTGGAGAGGCTCGACTCCGACGTTCAGAAACTGGCAAATCTCCAGATCACGGTCCAGGACTTGAAGAGGAAACTCGAGGTCACTGAGAAGGGCAAGCGGGGCAAAGCTGTGATCGAATGTGAGTCGTTGAAGAGACAGCTCGATGAAGCTGACATGTCCGTGATGAAGCTGTTTGATCTGAACGGCAGGCTGATGAAGAGCATCAATGACAAGTCGTTCTCGGACTCAAAGTCCTCGTTCGACTTTGAAGGCGAGGAAGGTGCCCGGAGGAggagagtgtccgagcaagcACGTAGAATGTCTGAGAAAATTGGGAGGATACAGTTGGAAGTACAGAAGCTGCAGTTCGTGCTGCTGAAACTAGACGACGAGAAGGACGGGATGTCGAAGATGTCTGAAACGAGACGGAGAATATTGTTGAAGGATTATCTGTACGGAGGGGGAAGAGGGAGCCAGAGGCGTAAGAAAGGGAATTTCTGTGCTTGCGTTCAGCCATCAGCAGTTAAAGATTGA